The following proteins are co-located in the Choristoneura fumiferana chromosome 23, NRCan_CFum_1, whole genome shotgun sequence genome:
- the LOC141441186 gene encoding sodium-coupled neutral amino acid transporter 9 homolog — protein MFHRSCPKTSLGTPHDISHSTHSPLRGERIALSERYDTSTLHKYFGTLWNARERHEEPSSSGSSVASEDGHFEIFGSRSSDLSESDYFFDERRQTSPCFGGTCACASDRGAMERMEAAPLLGAIPTPYKSITPSHTTDPTNCYKNKFDNFKTDSRKQSSLVTIFSVWNTIMGSSLLTMAWGVERAGLPAALVLVALMAALCLYTAYVLLRVNRHHGTVTCEVPALCQALLGAWAARVAHVFSLLVLLGANVVYWILITNFFYFTVNYLADLASPNATAYPTALLCPKQAGVNGSLIIPEPHDASPYWGLHTTAPFYVALLVFPLLNFKNVSFFTKFNSLGTLSVFYLLIFVVVKGWGWGVNIALAEPPASRDAAVLSGMLALSFYIHNIIITIMSSNARQDNNGRDLTIAFVLVTVTYLLVGAVFYICFPLAKSCIEDNILNNFEMHDVMTAVARALLLFQVITVYPLVAYMLRAEALLLLPLSDANKSRTRVTVAINVSIVAVCVAVACLCPNIGTIIRYTGAVSGLVHVFALPSILQVRSLQLRGKLTFWKTALYFSIVLFGVINLLMQFFIKE, from the exons ATGTTCCACCGGAGTTGTCCTAAGACATCCCTGGGGACGCCGCATGACATCTCCCACTCCACCCACTCTCCCTTGCGCGGGGAGCGGATCGCCCTCTCAGAGAGATATGACACCAGTACCCTGCACAAGTACTTCGGCACGTTGTG GAACGCGAGGGAGAGGCACGAGGAGCCGTCAAGCTCGGGAAGCTCAGTGGCTTCTGAAGACGGCCATTTTGA gatttttggcAGCCGCAGTTCAGATCTTTCAGAAAGCGATTATTTCTTTGACGAGAGACGACAAACTAGCcc GTGTTTTGGAGGCACATGCGCGTGCGCAAGTGACCGAGGCGCCATGGAACGGATGGAGGCGGCACCCCTCTTAGGGGCGATACCAACCCCCTACAAGAGTATTACTCCCTCACATACTACA GATCCAACAAACtgctacaaaaacaaatttgacAATTTCAAAACAGATTCTAGGAAACAAAGTTCGTTAGTTACAAT TTTCTCAGTGTGGAACACGATAATGGGTTCGTCGCTGCTGACGATGGCGTGGGGGGTGGAGCGCGCGGGGCTGCCGGCGGCGCTGGTGCTGGTGGCTCTCATGGCGGCGCTGTGTCTCTACACCGCGTATGTGCTGCTGCGGGTCAACAGGCACCACG GTACAGTGACATGCGAGGTCCCAGCGCTGTGCCAGGCGCTGCTGGGCGCGTGGGCGGCGCGGGTGGCGCACGTGTTCAGTCTGCTGGTGCTTCTGGGAGCCAACGTCGTCTACTGGATTCTCATCACCAACTTTTTCTATTTCACTGTTAACTATTTAGCTG ACCTAGCCAGCCCGAACGCGACAGCGTACCCGACGGCGCTCCTCTGCCCGAAACAAGCCGGCGTCAACGGCTCCCTGATCATCCCGGAGCCCCACGACGCCAGCCCCTACTGGGGGCTCCACACCACGGCGCCGTTCTACGTGGCGCTGCTGGTGTTCCCGCTGCTCAACTTCAAGAATGTTTCGTTCTTCACCAAGTTCAACTCTCTTG GGACACTCTCCGTGTTCTACCTCCTAATCTTTGTGGTGGTGAAGGGCTGGGGCTGGGGCGTGAACATCGCGCTAGCGGAGCCCCCGGCCAGCCGCGACGCCGCCGTCCTCAGCGGCATGCTCGCTCTGTCCTTCTACATACACAACATTATCATCACAATCATGAGCAGCAATGCCAGGCAGGATAACAAT GGCAGAGACTTGACGATAGCTTTCGTGCTGGTTACGGTCACATACCTGCTCGTTGGCGCGGTATTCTACATTTGCTTCCCTCTCGCGAAGTCCTGTATCGAGGAC AACATTTTGAACAACTTTGAGATGCACGACGTCATGACCGCGGTTGCGCGGGCGCTGCTGCTGTTTCAA GTAATTACGGTGTACCCGCTTGTGGCATACATGTTGCGTGCCGAGGCGTTGCTCCTGCTGCCTCTTAGCGACGCGAACAAGTCGCGGACACGTGTGACGGTGGCCATCAATGTGTCCATCGTGGCCGTGTGTGTGGCTGTGGCGTGTTTGTGTCCGAACATTGGCACCATTATCAG ATACACAGGGGCAGTGAGCGGCCTGGTCCACGTGTTCGCCCTCCCCTCCATACTCCAGGTGCGCTCCCTCCAGCTGCGAGGGAAGCTTACCTTCTGGAAAACCGCGCTGTACTTCTCGATTGTTCTCTTCGGCGTGATCAACCTGCTCATGCAGTTCTTTATTaaagaatag